One segment of Eschrichtius robustus isolate mEscRob2 chromosome 3, mEscRob2.pri, whole genome shotgun sequence DNA contains the following:
- the MYCBP gene encoding C-Myc-binding protein isoform X2: MSSAAPSPPATVSGASYAAAAVTMAHYKAADSKREQFRRYLEKSGVLDTLTKVLVALYEEPEKPNSALDFLKHHLGAATPENPEIELLRLELAEMKEKYEAIVEENKKLKTKEKVQ; the protein is encoded by the exons ATGAGCAGTGCTGCTCCGAGCCCGCCCGCCACGGTCTCCGGCGCCAGCTACGCCGCTGCCGCTGTCACTATGGCCCATTACAAA GCCGCCGACTCGAAGCGCGAGCAGTTCCGGAGGTACTTGGAGAAGTCGGGGGTGCTGGACACGCTGACCAAGG TTTTGGTAGCCTTATATGAAGAACCAGAGAAACCTAATAGTGCTTTGGA ttttttaaaGCATCACTTAGGAGCTGCTACCccagaaaatccagaaatagagCTGCTTCGCCTAGAATtggcagaaatgaaagagaaatatgaagctattgtagaagaaaataaaaaactgaaaacaaag
- the GJA9 gene encoding gap junction alpha-9 protein, with amino-acid sequence MGDWNFLGGFLEEVHIHSTMIGKMWLTVLFIFRMLVLGVAAEDVWNDEQSDFICNTEQPGCRNVCYDQAFPISLIRYWVLQVIFVSSPSLVYMGHALYQLRVLEKERQMKKAQLRGELEEAELEMPGDRRRLEQELRQLEQRKLNKAPLRGTLLCTYVIHIFTRSVVEVGFMIGQYLLYGFHLDPLFKCHGHPCPNIIDCFVSRPTEKTIFLLFMQSIATVSLFLNVLEIFHLGFKKIKRGLWGQYKLKDEHNEFCTTKSKQNLAKYQNTSANSLKRFSFAPDYSLLVEKQTHTAAYPGLNPPAFQTDPDNHSGNDDKGILDEQETLLSEMCMLSTTCGHLQNINSSNKEDTHKISGKEVNGNQLRGKRETDGKDSKRNHYSKGHCSIPGDAIDLNNHTGQSPQTAFSLPANYTWKPKWLRAAWGPSAENENQALPPKGNLKGQLRESTIRTLPPSQGDFHPLDVPDTPDSLGGLSFESELVRTCSNPTACPPNHLVSLTNNLIGRRAPTDLQI; translated from the coding sequence ATGGGGGACTGGAATTTCCTTGGAGGCTTTCTGGAGGAAGTTCACATCCACTCCACCATGATTGGAAAGATGTGGCTCACCGTCCTGTTCATATTTCGAATGCTTGTTCTGGGTGTAGCTGCTGAAGATGTCTGGAATGATGAGCAGTCTGACTTCATCTGTAATACAGAACAACCCGGCTGCAGAAATGTATGCTATGATCAGGCCTTTCCTATCTCCCTCATTAGATACTGGGTTTTGCAGGTGATATTTGTGTCTTCACCATCCCTCGTCTACATGGGCCATGCTTTGTACCAACTGAGAGTTCTGGAGAAGGAGAGGCAGATGAAGAAAGCTCAACTGAGGGGTGAACTGGAGGAGGCAGAGCTTGAAATGCCTGGGGATCGGAGGAGATTGGAGCAAGAACTGCGTCAGCTTGAGCAAAGGAAACTAAATAAAGCTCCACTCAGAGGAACCTTGCTTTGCACTTATGTGATACACATTTTCACTCGCTCTGTGGTTGAAGTTGGGTTCATGATTGGACAGTATCTTTTATATGGATTTCATTTAGACCCTCTATTTAAATGCCACGGCCACCCGTGTCCAAATATAATTGATTGTTTTGTCTCAAGACCCACAGAAAAGACAATATTCCTATTATTTATGCAATCCATAGCTActgtttcacttttcttaaatgttCTAGAAATATTCCATCTaggttttaaaaagattaaaagaggGCTTTGGGGACAATATAAATTGAAGGATGAACATAACGAATTTTGTACCACCAAGTCAAAACAAAACCTTGCCAAATATCAAAACACATCTGCAAATTCACTGAAACGATTCTCTTTTGCACCTGATTACAGTCTGTTAGTggaaaagcaaacacacacagcAGCGTATCCTGGTTTAAATCCACCTGCATTTCAGACAGATCCTGATAATCACAGTGGAAATGATGACAAAGGCATTTTGGATGAACAGGAAACGCTACTTTCTGAGATGTGCATGCTTAGTACTACCTGTGGTCATCTTCAAAACATCAACTCAAGTAATAAAGAAGACACTCACAAAATATCTGGAAAAGAAGTTAATGGTAACCAGTTgaggggaaaaagagaaactGATGGCAAAGACAGCAAAAGGAACCACTACTCTAAAGGTCACTGTTCTATTCCAGGTGATGCTATAGATCTGAACAACCACACGGGGCAGTCACCCCAAACAGCTTTCTCTCTGCCAGCTAACTACACCTGGAAACCGAAATGGCTTCGTGCTGCCTGGGGTCCCTCTGCAGAAAATGAAAACCAGGCATTACCTCCTAAAGGTAACCTCAAGGGCCAGCTCAGAGAGAGCACAATCAGAACCCTTCCTCCTTCACAGGGAGACTTCCATCCACTTGACGTTCCAGACACTCCTGATTCTTTGGGAGGGTTGTCCTTTGAATCCGAGTTGGTCAGAACCTGCAGTAACCCTACTGCTTGTCCTCCAAATCATTTAGTGTCGCTGACAAACAATCTCATTGGTAGGCGGGCTCCCACAGACCTTCAGATCTGA